The genomic window CACCTGAACACCCTGAAAAACACCAAACAACAACAGCACAACAACTACAAAAGCAAAAACACCACGCTCCAACCACTTAGACAACAAACCCACAACAAAACAAACAGAAACAAAAAAGTAAAAAACCTCAGCAAAACCCCTCCCGAAACCCAAAAAACTAGTCCAAAAACAGCCTCAACAACCAAAAACAAAACATAACACCCAAAAAAACACTTCTCCCACCACAAACATCAAATTTACTTAAAACCCGATAGCCAATACAATAAACAGTGATTACTATCAGATCACCTCTGAAAAAAACACTTCTACTACTCACACTAACAACCCTAACAATCAGCCTAGGAACAGCACTTCAGTGGGACCAACCCGATGAAAACGCCCACATAAACGATGAATTTGAACTAACAGTAACTGGCAATGATGGGCTAGATGACGTAGAGTTGTATTATGATGAAGGCGACGGCTGGGAGTCAGCAGACTCTATGAGTGAGTCTTCCACGAAAGGAACATATACTAAGACCGGCGTTGATTCTGATATAGGAAGCTATGAAGGTTTAGAGCTTAAGGCTAATACCTCAGGAGAAGATTCCACAGACGATAGAACAGTTACTTTAGATGTTGGAGAGCCCCAAGTTGAGTACAATGGAGACGGCGAGTTTGTCCAAAAGGATCCTACAGTCACTTTCGAGGTTTCTGATGAGTACAGTGAAGTAACTGGAGCTGAGATCAGCGTTGATTCTAACGACGGGGATGTCTCTGTCGATGGAGATGATGAAAAAGACCCTAACTGCGACGTAGACGATACTTGTGATGTTGAATTTGATATTGATACTGAAGACTTAGAAGAAGGAGATGAGATTGAAGTAACTGTAACTGCTGATGATGAAGCAGGTAATATAGAGAAGCAGGATGAGACTTTCACTCTTGATTCTGAATGGGATGGTGATTCTAGTGCTAGTGTTGAGTGGGTTGAGTCTGAGAGTAGTGTTTTGACTGGTTTTGAGGATGAGGATCAGGATTTGGATATTTCTTTCCAGCCGGATACTGTTTCCGACACTACTGTTATTTGCGAGGTTGATGGTGATGAGGTAGACAATGCAAATATCGATGCTTCTGATGAGGATGAGACTGCTAGTTGTGAGTTTGATAGTGATGATTATGCTGGCAGTAGTTTTGAGTTGACTGTTGAGGCTGAGGATGAGGCTGGTAACAGTGAGACGTTGGTTGATGAGAAGCGTATGGTTTGGGATACTGATGCTCCTAGTGTGGATCGTTTGGAGCAGCCTCAAGGTGTTTCTACTTTTAACAGTGGTTTTGATTTGAGTGTTTTGGTTAATGATGATGCTTCGGGTATTGAGTCCTTGGAGTATTACTTTGATGCTGGTACCGAGTTAGGTGAGGGCAGCCAGGTTGATCTGGAGGATTCCGAGTCTACTGTTATTGATCATGATTTCAAGGTGGAGCCCGGTGACTTGAGCAGAGGGAGTCATACGGTTTATGTCCGTGCTGAAGACGGTACCGGATTAACCGATGTCTCAAGCTTTGATTTCGAGTATTATCCTAACAGGAATCCGGAGATTAACCTGGGTGCTCCTGACCGTTTTGAAGTGACTTCAGGGGAGTCGAAGACCTTTGATTTAAGTATTGAAAACGGCGCTCCTTTCTTCTTGAACAGCGTTGAAGTTACTTCCAGCAGTGCTGCCTGGGACGGGACTAGAACAGTTACAGGGCTTGAGGAAGGTGACAGCGTTAAGAGAAGTATTACTGTCGATGCTTCCAGCCTTGACGTCGGTGTTTACGATTTGAAGATTCAGACTGCTAACTATGATGCCTCAAAAACTGTTGAAGTTGTTGTAAGGGCGACCGAGGATCAGAAGCAGAGTATCGAGTCAAGTCTTCAGGACTGGAAGAGCAAGAGAGATGTTTTGAACGAGAATATTTCCAAAATTGGAAATCTTGAAGCCAGCGATGAGGATATCAGTCAGTTTACTGAGACGGTTTCAAAGGCTGAGAAGGCTGCTGAGAAAGGTAATTACTACGAGGTAAAGTCTCATCTCTCAAGTATTGATTCAAGCTTTGAGCAGGCGTCTCAAACTTTCTCCGAGAAAAAGGATACGTTCCAGAAGAAGCAGAGGAATCAGATGTACTTGATCGGATTCTTCTTACTGGTTTTGATAGGTGGCGGTGGAGTCGCAGCCTATCTTTACAGCGGTGAGGAAGATGTTTCCGAGCTGATTCCGGAGGATTGGGACGTAGAGCTACCTGAAGAGATGCCTGAGATCGGTGTAAGAGAGAAGGTTGAGGAGCTTGTAGGCGAGGCTGAGGAAGAAGTTGAGGAAGAGACAGGTTACAGCTTCAAGTAAGGAGCTAGATTATTCTCTCGGCTTCTCCAAATTCTTCTTTCATTATTCCTTTGTCTCTTACTGTGGTGATTATGTTTCTTAGTTCTTCTACATAGCTTTCATCTTTCGCTACTTTGTCTGCGATATCGTTGAGCAGTATACCGGTTTGCGGGTCTTCTTTCAGGTCCTCTACTATCCTCTGATTGGCTCTCTTCTGGTTCAGGTATTGGGAGACCGCCGGCTGAGTAACTTCCAGTTGATCCGCTATCTCGTACTGGTTTAGGCCGTATTCGTCCTGGAGTCTTGAAGCTACTACGCTTCTGACCGCAGGAAGTAATTCTTCAGTTACTACTTCAGATTCGAATTTCACAGTAAATGATAACGCCGTGATATTGTTAAATCAAACCATGGTGAAAGAAGAATAAGTTGAGAGAAAAACAGAGGAGAAAGAAAATGTTAGTGGTCTGCCTGGTTGACTTCCCGTGATAGTTTTTCTATATCTGCGCTGAGTGCTTCTAGTTTGCGGCTGACTCGTTCTTTTTCTTTGATGATGTTTTCCACTTTTTCGTATTTCCTTGCTGCTGTGTCGAGATGGTGTTTTTCGACATATGCTGCGTCGGTTTCCATCATGTTGTCGATGATTTCCTGTGCGATCTCTCCTAGAAGAAGGTTGAGACCGTAGTATACGTTTGATCGGACGTACTGTCCTTCTCCGGCTTTGTCTCTGATCATTCTTTTGATTCTAGCATGTGTGAACGGAAGGTCTTCTACTTCAGTATCGTTTGGGACTTCTACCATGTTATCACAGGCAAAAATTCGGGTTAGAAGCTTTTAATGCTTTGCAGAACCCGGGAAATGTTGAGTTAGTTTACCGATAGATATAAACCCGCTGGTAAGTGAAAATTGGTTATGGTTGATTGGCAGGCCGTGAATCTGGGATTGGATATCATCGTGAAAATAGTTTTTCTAGCAGTTTTCGTGGCTTCTCTGTACATGCTTAAGAGGATGGATGACCTGGTTCAGAAGGCTGAAGAGTCTGCCGAGTCTATCGAGGATACCGCTGAGAATATTGGTAGGATGATTGAGTTTGCCCGTAAGCTTCCTTTCACAGGTAAAAAAGGTGATGAGAGTTGAACGAGTTTGTTGAGGCGGCTAAAGATTCTTCCAGTTCTGAGGATTCTGAGGATCGTTATAACAAGGTGAAGAAGGAAGAGGCCGGGACCGAGGATACTGATCCTGCGAAGCAGCGTTATAACGAGATTAAGGAGAAGGCTAAGAGAGAGTATAAGAAGCAGGAGGAAAGGCGTAAGGAGCGGCAGGAAAAGAAGGAGCAAGAAGAGGAGGAAACTGAGGAAGATCCTGGTTTCGTAACCTATTAAAACCGGTTTTTACTTAATCTTTGTACATGGAGCTTGACAAAATACCTGATATTGCTAAATATTTGTCCGCAGTTTTTCTTTTTGCCTGGATTGGTCGGAGCACAGTCTGGAACTTTCTGCCCGTGTTCTTCGAGAATAATGTTGAGTCTGTTTTTCTTGTAGGTATTTTGACCTCCATAGGTTCGGCAATACCTATACTTTTGGATATCCCGGTCGGCAACCTGGTTCAGAGAGCAGGTGAGAAAATAGTTATCTTAATCGGTTTGTTAACAGCCATTTTTCCCCCAATCTTCTACTACACTGCTTTTACACCTTTGCTTTTTGCTGGAAAACTGGTCGAAGGAGCTGCAAAGTCCTTGATCTGGAATGGAAGCTGGAGCTTGACTTTGAAGAGTTCAAGCGAGGAGAACAGCTCTGAATCAATTTCCGTATTTCTTTTAGGGATTAACATGGCGATAGTTATCGGTCCTGTGATTGGCGGGTTCCTGATACAGGGATACGGATTCGGGATTCCAATGGCTTTGTGGGTTCTCTCATCCTCATTAGCGGTTTTAGTTTACTACTTCTATATCGGGGCGGAGACTGAGAAAGGTTTGAAAAGCTCTACCGAGGATTTGCTGCACCGCAACACATACCTCAACGACTTCCATCACTTGAAGGAGAACTGGGTTAATTTGAGGCAGGAACTTTCACTCATATTTCTTTACTCCATTATCTTCTCGTTTTACTGGCTTGCTGTTCCGCTTTTACTAGATCAGATGAACGCTGATTTCACTACAATGGGTTTAATCTTTGGATTTGCAGCCCTGTCTAAAATATTCCAGTTTATCTTCGGCGACATAGCAGACAAGATCGGAAAACACCGTACAGTACGACTGTTGACAGTTTTACTGATACCTACTCTCTTCGCCATGTCACTGGTAGAAAGCCTGGTTTTGACCGGTGCATTGTTCTTCTTAGCCCGGGTATTCACATCAGGAATGTCTCCCGCCATCCACGGAATCTTCGATGAGGAAGTACCTAACGAGATAGAAGGAGAGATGACAGGTTTCAACGAACTAGCCAAACACATCGGGCAGACCATCGGACCGTTCTTCGCAGGAACAGTAGCATCAATCTGGAGCCTGAACGGTTCTTTCATCGCTGCATCCGGTGTAGCAGGGCTGATACTGCTTGCTTCCCTAATTGATTTTTGAGATCTCTGGAAACTCGAAGTTTCCGGCCTCTCTGGAGACTGCTGTCGCCTTCAAACCATCTACGCCGTATTCTCTTAGAACCGGGCATAGGAATTCGCTGCGAGGCATATTGTTGACTTCAGAACCATTAGAGATCTTTGAGTAAGCTGGCAAGACAATGAGGCTCAAATCCTCTTCGAGTTCTCCGTACAGAACACAGGATACTTTCTCCTTCACTCCTACGTCATCAGTTAATGCTAGTGCAGGGTGTTCATGACCCATGACGACCGTATCATACTCCTCATCAAAATTTCCGAGCTTCATGTGTCCGTGTGTAAACAGGATATCGTTTTCGACAAAGTAGTCTTTTAGTTCCAAGCCGTGTTTTTCAGCTGTGTTATCGAGTATCGTATCATGATTTCCTTTGATCAGGATGACTTCTTCGAAAGTTTCTTGCAGGAATTCTAGGAATTCATCGAGTTCCTGTTTTTCTGTGTAACTGGTTGAGTACTGGTTTTTCAGGTCGCCGTTGACAAGTATCCGTGACGCCTGTGTCTCGTCCTGAAGTTCCTGGATCTCTTCCTTGATGTCATCGAGTTGGAATTTAGGCACATAACTTCCTTTCGAGGTCATACTTCCTTCCAAGCCTAGGTGTAGGTCAGCTATAACCAGTAAGTCCATCTCTTCATGGAAAATCGCTGGCTTGCCTTCTACCGTTTTGAATCCCTGGAACTTCATCTCAAAACATTGTTCTGCCTAAAATGTTTTCTACCTGTTCAACCTTTGCCATACATTGAAGAATGATTCGAAGAATTCGTCCTCTGTGTTGACCTGTACAAAATCTGCTTTGTTCTCAGCTGCTTTCTCCTGTATCTCACCGATGTGATTCTGAAGCTTGCTCTGATACTTTGACTTTACTTTCCCTGTCAAGTATGTCCTAAGAGTTGAGCTTGACTCAGGATCTTCTAGAATTTTGTCGCCCTTCATGTCCGGATCCATTTCCTCCCCGGAAAGTGTTTGAACTAGGACAACCTCTGAGCCAGCCAAACTCTGCAATGCATCCTCAATTTTCTCGATGTCGACCAGGAAATCGGAAAGAATCACTACGATAGACTTGTTTTTGATTCTTGAGCTGTACTGTGTCAAGCATTCTCCTACCTGGCTTTCCGGAGTTTTACGCAGAGAGTTCATTGTATCTACCAGCTGACCGAGATTGGCGTTCCTGCGGGCGGCAGTCAAGTCAGTAAGTGTCTCTGAGAACACAGAGTACCTGAACCGGTCATTAGTTTTGTTAGCCATGTAAGCCAGACCTAACCCGATTTTAGCGGCGTACTCATACTTGTTTACACTGCCGTAGTCCATGGAACTGCTTCTATCCACCACTATATGAAGAGTAACATTTTTCTCCTCCTGAAACCTCTTGACAAAAAGTTCCTTGGTCCTGGCATACGCTTTCCAATCTATTTTCCGAATATCATCGCCAGGAACATATTTTTTGTGGTCTTTGAAGATCATTCCCTGACCGGAAAAATCTGATTTCTGCTCCCCTTGATTCACTTCGACAGAATTCTTATCCAGAGCACGCTGAAACCTGTCCAGCTCATCCAGGAAGTCTATCTCTATCACTCAGATTTCACCTTTTGAAGGCTGATAGGGAAAACTTGTCTTCGTCATTGTTGTTCGATTATTTGATCTATAATTTTGTCCTCATTCATCCCCTGCTTCTCTGCCTGGAAACTTAATCCAATCCTGTGGCGTAGGACTGGTTTAGCTACTTCCTTAATATCTTTCTCTGAGACATGATTTCTTCCTTCGATCAATGCACGAGCCTTCGATGCCAGTACGATGTTCATCGAGGCTCTTGGAGAAGCACCATAATCCAGTTCCTCCTTTTCACGAGTGGCAGAGGCGATGTTTACGGCTTTTTCCCTGAGATCATTCGCTATAGGAACTTTTCTAGTGAACTCTTGCAAACGGATCAGAGAAGAGCGACTGATAACATTCTCAAGCTCTGGCTCAAAGTCCAGCTCAGAGGTAAACCGGTCTACGATTTTGTTCTCTTCCTCGAGGCTTGGATAATCTAGTTCAACCTTCATCATGAAACGGTCTCTCTGTGCTTCCGGCAATGGATATGTTCCTTCCTGTTCAATCGGGTTCTGCGTAGCCATAAGGAAGAACGGGTCATCCAGGCTGTAAGAATTGTTGCCTACAGTTACCTGCTTCTCCTGCATCGCCTCAAGTAATGCGGACTGCGTTTTAGGAGTAGCACGGTTAATCTCATCCGCTAAAATCATGTTAGCGAAAATAGGTCCTTTTTGGAATACGAAGTCAGTTGTATCTGCCGATTCATCGACTATATGCGTACCTGTGATATCGGACGGCATCAGATCCGGCGTATTCTGTATACGGGAGAACTCCAGACCTAAAACTTTTGATATAGTGCTTATCATCTTTGTCTTACCCATTCCCGGGTTTGACTCGAGAAGTATGTTCCCATCGCAAAGTATGGATATCAGGACCTGCTCTATAACATCTTCCTGACCGACCATTACCTTTCCTACTTCTTCCTTGACCTGCGCAAGGCGTTCATTCGCTTTATCGTACTTGCCGGATTCATCCATACTGCTTACTTTCATAGAAAATTACTAGACCACGATAGAATTTAAATTCTATACTACAACGCTGCAACTAAACTTTAACCCGAGTCCCTGATAGCCAGGCTATACCTTCTCGCCAACTCAACATCCTCCGGCATACTAGGATCAGAAGACCGGAAAACAAAATCCTCAGAAGCCCCGGAACCACCAGAACCGTCAGAACCTCCACTAGCATCGCCAGTAACATTTATCTCAAGATCAGTAGCAGAGCCCTGAATATCCTTAGCCTCACCATAAATCTCAGACCCATTCTTCAACTGCTCAGGCTCAGGATTAAGTATATCCTCAGGCTGCAACTGAGAGAAAACCTCCCTACTCTCCTGCACAGGCTGAAAATCAGTTAAACCAGACAAAGCAGTCAAAAAACTCAAAACACCTATCAAAACAATCTTCTTAATAATCTCGGCCCCCGGAATAATACTCTCAGAAGTAACACTCCTCGCCCTCTGCATCAAATCATCAAACATCGCCTGAGAAACAACATTCTGACTATCCAAATTATCCCGCGCAGTCCTCAAAATCTCACGGAGCTGAGGATTCTCCTCCTCATAAATCTCCAACCTATACTTCCGAGAACGATAAACCCAATCAGCCAAGAGAAAGATGAAAGCTGAGGCTGCTAAGATCCGGTAATGTAGAAAATCACTGACAAGAGTAATATTCAAAATAAACAGGACAAGGTTTACAGCTAGAAAGGCTGTTAACGAGTCCAGGAAAGCCTGGATAAGATTGACCTTGATAAATTCTCTTCGAAGCCGCTTAAGCAGTTTCTCAACCCTCATTGCTTGTTCCTACCTCATGACCCCATCGATTACAGTTATGCTCTGCTCCAGAACCTCCAGAGCTCTCCGCACATACAACACTCATAGAAGAGTTAATATCATTTAGAGTATCCTCTAAATCCCTGCTTTCCCGAGCATTCTCAACCTCACTCTCCAACTCAGAAATCCTATCATTTTTCTCATCAACAGTATCACTCAAGTTCTGTTTCTCAGCCCTCAACTCACCTAAATCTCCCTCATACTCACGAAGCTTAACAGACATGTTGGAAACACGGGCATCCAACCGAGTTACTTCAGTATCCAAACTGTTTCTCTCTTCCTTGAGTTCGCTGATCCTGTTCTGTTTATCGCTGATTTGATCCTGAGATAAAACTGCAACACCCGCCAAAAGCGAAAGAGCAGCTACGGTAGAGATCAGGAGCAGCGGGTTCAGCCGTCGTTTCAAAAGTGGTTGAGCCATTACTAAACAAAAAATTGTATTGCCAGGGTTTTAACCGTTTATGCAGAAGAGTCCCAATTTTAAGTAAAACCTAAACCAATCACTACTTGATGAGCCACGGTGGCAAACCCGGAAAAACCTGCAAGTTCGGACATGTCTTCAAGGCTTGGGAAGAAGGTAGCAACGATGATCTGCAGAAGAAGATAGAGAACGGCGAAGTTCAGCACTTGGACGATTTTGGCGAAGGCGAATCCCTGATGAGTATGCTGAACCGGTGGAAATACTTGAAGTTCCGTTCAAGCGATCAGGGAACAGCTTACACAGGAATGTGGGTAGCCGTCGATGAACTAGACTCAAGCCTAGATTACGAAATAAACAAGATTTCCGAATCAATCCATATCTCCCCTCAGAGCCAGATGCACGCCCAGTTCATGGAGAGAAAACAACAGGCGGAAAACAATATTAAGCAGACGATGCAGAGCTACCAACAACTGGAGAAACAGAAGCACATGCTTCAACACGATATCAGAAAACTGAGGTCTCGAGTAGAAGCCATCAATTCACATGACGAAGTACTTTTGAAAGGAGACTTCATCGAACTGGTCGATGGAGCAGGACAAAGTCCGCGGCAGGGCGGTGATCAGATGAGTTTGAAAGCTTACAGAGACCAGAACATCTATCCCTCCATAGTAGCAGACTTCAACGAGATGGAAGGCGTTGAGGACCTAGAAACTGCAGAGCAGCGAGCCAAAAGATACGATGACAAGGACGAAGACGATCTAGAGGATGGTCCCCTGGCGGACATACCTACAAACGAGAAAGCCGTGCTGAAGAAGAAATGGAAGATGTACGAAAAATGGAAAGACCTCTACGGCTCCGAAGTCGAAAGAAAATTGAACGATCTGAAAGGACAGATGAAGAACATTCAGCGATCCATCGAAGAAACAGAGGAATGGTTGGAGCCCTATGTACGGGACGCCGCGATGATAAACAGGATGGGCGACGACCAAGCCCAATTAACCTCAAATCTGAATATCCGCGGCAATTCCACAATGTTCCGAACCATAGACTGGATCGTCCACAAAGGAATGCGGCTGCACGAAGGAGAAATGATGATAGCAGACGAACTAGACGAAGAACCAACGCACTACCGCGTAATGATGATTAAAACCATCCACGCCAACATCGCAGGATTCTCACAGCCACAAACACCTGCAGAAGGACCATCAGCCGGAATAGTAATGTGGTACCCCTTCTTCACATGCAAACACGTCTTCGACAACTTCGTACAACCTAAGATCGATAAGCATGAAAAACTGGTTGAAGACATGATGGACGACTACACCGGCAAATTCGAAACTAAAGAAGGCGATAAACTGAAGGAAGCCAGAAACGACGAAGAAATGTCAGTCCGAGAACTGAGAGAAAAAGTAGGAGAAAAACTCGACGACGATGAAAAAGCACCAATACAGCTCTCATCAGACATCAGAAGAGTGGAAGACGGACTAGAAACAGCCACAGAAGCAATAAACGACAAATACCTCAAAAAAATCGATGAGATACTAGATATAGAACTCCATCCAGACAATCAAGACAGCGACAACGATGATGACATGTACGAAGGCTTCTCCAAAACCCTAAGAGAATTCACAGGCCAAACCGACGAATTCAAAATACCTTCCGGCTGTAAACCTCTCGACGACTTCACCACAGAACTACGGTACAACTACTACTGGGGATTGAAACTAGACTTCGGAATGTACACAATGAAATAGGCGATAAAATGGCAAACTTCATACTAGAACGGATGAAAGAGAAATTCGGCGGAGACGACGAAGAAGACAAAGAGAAAGGCTTCCCCGACATGAACTACCTGATCGGCAACTCTTCTGCGATGGATGTGGGAGAAGTACCGACACCCATGGACCAGAGAATCGGCTACGCAGCACAAGTAGGCGGCAGCGTCATGGAACTCCAAATCACCAACCCCGCCACATTCACACTAGAAAGAGACTCCATGATCTCCACAATCCACCAACTAGGACTCGACATAACAACACACCCAGACATGAACGCAGGATTCTGCACAGCAGAAAAAAGCGCCCGAGGAGAAGAATACGGATACGACACAACCGAACAATACTTCACAAACTACCTCCAAGAACTAGCACAATTCAAAAAACACGTCGAAAAAATGGGCAAAGACGACGAACCACTCTTCAACATCGGTCGAATGAACCCACACATCTCCACCTCACCTATGCCAGCACTCGAAGAAAGAATGGCCAACGACGTAGGACTAGACCCATTCGGATACGAAATAAACAAATACGACGAAGACAGCATCAAAAAAAGAAACTACAGAGGAGAAAACATCTACAAAAACCCTGAATTCCTCAGAAAATTATACCACACGCTTTTTTTAGAAATATCTAACTATCCTTTCCAACAATATCAAAGCTTCTCTACATATTCAGATACATTCGATATCAAGTGGAGAAAATCTCAACATGAGGCAGCAAAGCAACTTTTCCATGATGAAGCAGACGATATCTCTGACAAGTTGGGAACTATATTAACAGGAAGAAGACAGGATCAAGGAGTTGGAAGGAAGTGGCTAGAAATACTTGACCAAGAGATAGAGCTAGAAGTTGCATTTCCTATACTCGCTCCAGATATAGAAAGAGACGATCAAGGAAATCCAACAACTTATAATGGAGTTATTCAGGAAGAAATTACCAGTTTGAAGCAACTACTCACTCAAAGATATGCGAGAGCGGAAGAAAGTCCCCCACCATTACAGAGAATGGACAATGTACTTTATCAAATAGAAAGTCTATCGATAGATGATTTAGCGCCTTTTAATCAAATTCCAGAGGAATATAGAGAAAGGTTCAGACAAGATGTAGCCTCTAAGGTAGATATCAAGCAAGTCCGAGACTCAACATTAAATGCTATAGGAACCGCCTTCGATAAGCTATGGGATGGAAAGAGTCCGGATCCCGAAGATCAATACATGTCTCAAGATGCAAAATGGAGCGGTCTACAGAGCCATTTAGAAATCCAACAAATCAGATTATTAGAGAATGCTTACAAAATTGGAAAAAATGAATACAATATTGAAGAAGAGGCTGCTACGGTCTTTGCGGGAAAAGACTTAAGCAAATTCGATGCAAGCGACCGGGAAGACATGGATGAGGAAGATATGCACGAGGATCTCCTCGAGCGTATTTTACAGGGCCAACAGTTTCAGCGTGAGATGTGGAAGGAGTCGATTATTTTTTATTTGATTATTCCGGCTTGGATGTCTTCTTCAGATGAGGTTGAGAATGATGATCATGAGGGTTGGGATGCTCCTCGATTTATTTGGGAGAGTATTGTGGAGGAAAGATGGGGTGATAGGGATGATGTCAATTTAGATTTAGAAAATCCTCGTAACGGTGTTTATGAGGATAAAGACGATGATGATAAGGAGGATGTGTACCATTACTTGGATTTATTAGAGGATAATCCTGAGTTCCAGCGTGATGTGGCTGCGGCTGTTGGTGCTTGTTATTGTTGGGCTCATTTTACTCAGAGGAAGGCTAAGTTTGATTTGAAGGGTCGTGACTTTGGTTTGAGTGATGATGAGGTTGAGGAAGTTCAGAATGAGGGTTGGACTTGGGTTGAGTGGATGAATCGTTTTGGTATTGGTGTGAATTTGGAGACTATGGCTGGTAGTCCTCAGATGCGGTTTAAGGTGTGGCGTCCGAAGGATATTGCTGTTGCTGCTCATGCGATTAATTTGACTACTAGAAGGATGTTTGAGGAGAATGGTGAGTTGGGCGGTTTGGAGGAGTTGAATGATGAGATTGATGGGCGTCCTGCTAAGTTTACGATTGATATGGAGCATGTTGCTTCTCTGGGTGCTCCGCCTTTGGATGAGATGGAGAGATTTTTCGAGATGGAGGAGTACCTGGCTGATTCTGACTGGGCGCTGGATATTGACTCTGAGAAACCTGTAGCAAATATTCTGCGGCAGATGCACTTGATGGATCCAGGTGTTGAAGGTCAGAGAGGTACGCACCACGGAGCTTTTGAAAGAGGCAATGAACTACTGTATAAATGGCTTTACAGGTTTGTGGACAACGGTTTTACCCGGAATGAGAACGAGCCGTCCACGATACTGTTTGAGCTAGCGGAGCATAAAGCAGAGTCCAGCTACATGATGCGGCTTACAATGAACCTAATTGAAATAGGTGTAACACCTGAAGAACTGGACCCAAGCAATGTAACACCAGGAGAAGAACCAGAAGACGAGAGAGAAGCTATGATCGCCCGATTCTTCGGAATGGAGCAAGCCAACTACAGCCGCGAATGGGCAAAAATCGAGGAACACGCCTTCGACCCACTGAAAGGACTGTTAGAAGCCGAAGAATTCGATTACACTTTCTCAAGTAAGGCAGCTGTTGACCAAGGACAGAACAGACCTCAAGAATGGCAAGGCGAAGAATATCAGTAGTCAGAACTTGGATTTTATGTATTTGAGAGCTTTCTTGCCTATTTTTTCAATCCTGTCTTCGCCGTTGTATCTTGGAGTAAATAGTCCATTTCTTGTCATCCTGGCTGCTTCTCCTAGCCGCATCTCCGGTTCGTCTCCATAGCCTAGAACGAGATAATTATTGTCATCTAGTTTTTGTGCTATTTGTTCAACTCCATCTACATGGTATTCATTTGTAGCGTAAACTCTCTTAGCATTTGGATCATCCTCCAACATCTTGTGCATCTCCTGAGCGGTTGTTTCTGGATCTACGAAGTTAACTATATCTTTATGCAGTACTTCAGATTCTTCTATCAAGTCTTCATGATATTCATGTGCGTAAATTTGAGGGTTGTGACCTGCAGAGTACATCAGGAAAGCTGTCTGTTCCGCCAGCTCTAATCTCTCACTGTTCTCGGCTTCACTCTTCCCTGCATGGAACATTAACTGATCAGCATCTTCAAAATCATCGAAAAAGTAACTGGCTGTATCTAGAGCATCTTGCCGCGACATTTCTTCAGAATAAGGCTGAATACTTCTACCCAACTCCTCC from Candidatus Nanohalobium constans includes these protein-coding regions:
- a CDS encoding coiled-coil domain-containing protein, with the protein product MAQPLLKRRLNPLLLISTVAALSLLAGVAVLSQDQISDKQNRISELKEERNSLDTEVTRLDARVSNMSVKLREYEGDLGELRAEKQNLSDTVDEKNDRISELESEVENARESRDLEDTLNDINSSMSVVCAESSGGSGAEHNCNRWGHEVGTSNEG
- a CDS encoding DUF7502 family protein, yielding MRVEKLLKRLRREFIKVNLIQAFLDSLTAFLAVNLVLFILNITLVSDFLHYRILAASAFIFLLADWVYRSRKYRLEIYEEENPQLREILRTARDNLDSQNVVSQAMFDDLMQRARSVTSESIIPGAEIIKKIVLIGVLSFLTALSGLTDFQPVQESREVFSQLQPEDILNPEPEQLKNGSEIYGEAKDIQGSATDLEINVTGDASGGSDGSGGSGASEDFVFRSSDPSMPEDVELARRYSLAIRDSG
- a CDS encoding helix-turn-helix domain-containing protein, with the protein product MSHGGKPGKTCKFGHVFKAWEEGSNDDLQKKIENGEVQHLDDFGEGESLMSMLNRWKYLKFRSSDQGTAYTGMWVAVDELDSSLDYEINKISESIHISPQSQMHAQFMERKQQAENNIKQTMQSYQQLEKQKHMLQHDIRKLRSRVEAINSHDEVLLKGDFIELVDGAGQSPRQGGDQMSLKAYRDQNIYPSIVADFNEMEGVEDLETAEQRAKRYDDKDEDDLEDGPLADIPTNEKAVLKKKWKMYEKWKDLYGSEVERKLNDLKGQMKNIQRSIEETEEWLEPYVRDAAMINRMGDDQAQLTSNLNIRGNSTMFRTIDWIVHKGMRLHEGEMMIADELDEEPTHYRVMMIKTIHANIAGFSQPQTPAEGPSAGIVMWYPFFTCKHVFDNFVQPKIDKHEKLVEDMMDDYTGKFETKEGDKLKEARNDEEMSVRELREKVGEKLDDDEKAPIQLSSDIRRVEDGLETATEAINDKYLKKIDEILDIELHPDNQDSDNDDDMYEGFSKTLREFTGQTDEFKIPSGCKPLDDFTTELRYNYYWGLKLDFGMYTMK